In Seonamhaeicola sp. S2-3, the genomic window AATGATGTTCTTGATTATTTCTCTATAACACAGACAAAAGGAGCCTATCCAGATGCCATTGAGTATAAAAAAGATAATGACGAAGATGTAGTTTGGGTACAAAATTGGGAAGACATAAAAGGCGTACACAAAAAAACAGGTGTAAAAGTAAACATGCCGTTACACAGACTTTTTATTCTAAATAAAAACAACAAAATACAAGCTATAATAAATTATACTAACGAAAGTATTTTTGATGAAATAGGAGCCAGTTTTGTTAATAGAACTAATGGTACTATTTACAACCATCATGATAATATAAATACCATTCGTAAAGGCATGTATGCCTTTGAAAACTTAGATTTAGACAAATGTTTAAGCTATTATAGTGATGATGCTACTTTTCACAGTATTCACAATCAAGTGGGAGATTCAACACCAAAATCTGAAATAAAAGCTTTATGGGAACAGTTTCTAGAAAATTTTGAAATAGTAAGTATAGATATGATTGGGTATCCTGATTATTTAGAATATGAAATGGGCGAAGGACGCGAAGTATTATCTTGGTGGAACTACCATTTAATACGTAAATCTGACAAGAAAGAAATTACAGTTCCTATGCATTTTAGCAATAGTTTTGATGCCGATGGGAAAATTACAAGTGAAATGATTTATTACAGTAGAGCTCTATTAAGCGCCAAATAACCAACCTTTTTAAACCAAAAGTAGCTTTCATTATTAAAGCTGCTTTTGGTTCTTTTTATAAAAGAATGAATTTAGCACTAAAATTTTAAATGGTAGTATCTTACTAAGTGTGCAAAGCTGAAATCATTTATATTCAAAATTAAAACTTACCTTAGTAGTATGAGCGTTATAAAATCAACCC contains:
- a CDS encoding nuclear transport factor 2 family protein, which produces MKKQTLLFVIALSSLITAFGQKKSNGTVYIEHPAIETVQAMNKAFVAGDSSKVASYLADDFKAWNGVGLATKPKGEDKASFAGSAKVWNDVLDYFSITQTKGAYPDAIEYKKDNDEDVVWVQNWEDIKGVHKKTGVKVNMPLHRLFILNKNNKIQAIINYTNESIFDEIGASFVNRTNGTIYNHHDNINTIRKGMYAFENLDLDKCLSYYSDDATFHSIHNQVGDSTPKSEIKALWEQFLENFEIVSIDMIGYPDYLEYEMGEGREVLSWWNYHLIRKSDKKEITVPMHFSNSFDADGKITSEMIYYSRALLSAK